DNA from Stenotrophomonas bentonitica:
TCACTTCGATGTCGGGGTGGTACACCTGCTCGACGGTGGCCGACTGGAAGCCCAGATGGATGACCTTGGGTCCACCAGCGTCCTTCATGAGGAACGGCGGCTTCTCGATGGTGTCGTGGCCGATGGCGACGATCAGATCCGCGCGTGCCACGGCTTCGTGCACATAGTCGCCCTCGGAAAGCGCAGCGGTGCCCATGTACAGATTGGAGCCACCGGTGACGGCGCCCTTGCCCATCTGCGTATTGAAGAAGGGCAGGCGCGTACGCGTCACGAAGCTCGACAACGCGTCGGCCAGGTACGGGCGGCTGCACGCCGCGCCGATCATCACCAGCGGACGCTTGGCGGCCAGGATCGCCGCAGCCGCGCGCTCGAGCGCAGCGGGATGGGCGAGCGGGCGCTCCAGTGGATGCACGGCAATGGGGGAGACCGCGTCGACCTCCTCACCAGCGATGTCTTCGGGAAGTTCCAGGTGCACCGGGCCGGGCCGCTCTTCCATCGCCACACGGAACGCATCCCTGACGATGGACGGAATCGATGCGGGGCTGACGATCTGGCGCGTCATCTTGGTAAGCGGTTTCATCGACGCGACGATGTCGACAATCTGGAAGCGGGCCTGCCTCGCACTCATCACCGCCTTCTGTCCGGTGATGAGGATCATCGGCATGGCGCCGAGATGGGCATACGCTGCACCGGTGGAGAAGTTCAGCGCGCCCGGGCCCAGCGTCGCGAGGCAGACGCCGGGGCGGCCGGTCAGTCGCCCATGCGTGGCGGCCATGAACGCGGCAGCCTGCTCATGCCGGGTCAGCACCAGTTCGATCTTCGAGGTCCGCAGCGCTTCCAGGAAGTCGAGGTTTTCCTCCCCGGGCACGCCGAAAATACGGTCCACGCCCTCGTTCTCGAGCGCTTCAACCAACAGGGCAGCACCGTTGCGCATCGTTCGGTTCCTCATGGATGGAGTCGGTCAACCTGCGAGCGCCTTCGATGCTAACAGGCC
Protein-coding regions in this window:
- a CDS encoding acetolactate synthase large subunit, which codes for MRNGAALLVEALENEGVDRIFGVPGEENLDFLEALRTSKIELVLTRHEQAAAFMAATHGRLTGRPGVCLATLGPGALNFSTGAAYAHLGAMPMILITGQKAVMSARQARFQIVDIVASMKPLTKMTRQIVSPASIPSIVRDAFRVAMEERPGPVHLELPEDIAGEEVDAVSPIAVHPLERPLAHPAALERAAAAILAAKRPLVMIGAACSRPYLADALSSFVTRTRLPFFNTQMGKGAVTGGSNLYMGTAALSEGDYVHEAVARADLIVAIGHDTIEKPPFLMKDAGGPKVIHLGFQSATVEQVYHPDIEVIGDIGGSVQALAEKLEGRLSPDDGMATLRQKILAHLNDRAEEDRFPVTPQRLVHDVRAVMPDDGIVCLDNGMYKIWFARNYRTHVANTLLLDNALATMGAGLPSAMMAAMLYPQRRVMAVCGDGGFMMNSQELETAVRLRLNLVVVILNDSAYGMIRWKQAVDGFEDFGMRFGNPDFVRYAEAYGAKGSRVGSAESLVPTIEAAFAGGGVHLVDVPIDYSENTRVLVDELRNRTPDVECR